A genomic region of Bernardetia sp. ABR2-2B contains the following coding sequences:
- the lhgO gene encoding L-2-hydroxyglutarate oxidase: MKYDILIVGGGIVGLATAYQLLLARPSLKIILIEKENSIAKHQTGNNSGVIHSGVYYKPKSLKAINCIRGYEMLLDFCEKENIAFDKCGKIIVATKEEELPALKTIYDRGLENGLTGMINIKQEEIADYEPHVKGVAGIFVPQTGIIDYKTVCHKLAQKIEQLGGHIHLSEKVEDIKLNDETNGNITLAKVITSNSEYQTGLVINCAGLYSDKVTKMTMPDAPIKIIPFRGEYYKLVPEKKHLVKNLIYPVPDPNFPFLGVHFTRMINGDVEAGPNAVLAYKREGYKKTDISISELLETLTFRGFQKVAFKYWKTGLGEIHRSYSKNAFTKALQELIPEVEKQDLITADAGVRAQACDKDGGLLDDFKILEKQGVINVVNAPSPAATSSLSIGKTISEMALERV, encoded by the coding sequence ATGAAATACGATATACTCATTGTTGGAGGTGGAATTGTCGGACTTGCGACAGCCTACCAACTTCTTTTGGCTCGTCCCTCTCTAAAAATTATCTTGATAGAAAAAGAAAATTCTATTGCAAAACATCAAACTGGAAATAATAGTGGTGTTATTCACTCTGGCGTTTATTACAAACCTAAAAGCTTGAAGGCTATAAACTGTATCCGTGGTTATGAAATGCTATTAGATTTTTGTGAGAAAGAAAATATAGCTTTCGATAAATGTGGTAAAATAATCGTAGCAACAAAAGAAGAGGAATTACCTGCCCTCAAAACTATTTATGATAGGGGTTTGGAAAATGGTCTGACGGGAATGATAAACATAAAACAAGAAGAAATTGCAGATTATGAACCACATGTAAAAGGAGTAGCAGGAATTTTTGTTCCACAGACAGGAATTATCGATTACAAAACAGTTTGTCATAAATTGGCTCAAAAAATAGAACAACTAGGAGGACATATTCATCTTTCCGAAAAAGTAGAAGATATAAAACTCAATGATGAAACGAATGGAAATATCACTTTAGCAAAAGTAATTACTTCAAATTCAGAGTATCAAACAGGTTTAGTAATAAATTGTGCAGGTCTGTATTCAGACAAAGTTACCAAAATGACGATGCCAGATGCCCCTATCAAAATAATTCCGTTTAGAGGAGAATATTATAAACTTGTTCCAGAGAAAAAACATTTAGTTAAAAACTTAATTTATCCTGTTCCAGATCCAAATTTTCCGTTTTTGGGTGTTCATTTTACAAGAATGATAAATGGCGATGTAGAAGCAGGTCCTAATGCTGTGTTGGCGTACAAACGTGAAGGTTATAAGAAAACAGATATTTCGATTTCTGAACTTTTAGAAACTTTGACTTTCAGAGGTTTTCAAAAGGTCGCTTTCAAATATTGGAAAACAGGTTTGGGAGAAATTCATCGTTCTTATTCAAAAAATGCCTTTACAAAAGCCTTACAAGAACTTATACCAGAAGTAGAAAAACAAGATTTGATTACTGCCGATGCAGGTGTGAGAGCACAAGCCTGTGATAAAGACGGAGGTCTTTTAGATGACTTCAAGATTTTGGAGAAACAAGGCGTTATCAATGTTGTAAATGCACCTTCACCAGCAGCTACGTCTTCACTTTCTATTGGAAAAACAATTTCTGAAATGGCTTTAGAGAGAGTTTAG
- a CDS encoding thiol-disulfide oxidoreductase DCC family protein, producing the protein METITQSKESIIEKVDFQEVAKNKTIILFDGVCNLCNSAINFVIDKDVNNSFYFASLQSEFGQALLTHFGRDTSDFDSMIVYEKGKIKTKSTAALRIAAGLSGGWKYFSIFKIIPAFLRNGIYNLVAKNRYKWFGQKNECRIPTPELKAKFIEQLPNR; encoded by the coding sequence ATGGAAACTATCACTCAAAGTAAAGAATCAATAATAGAAAAAGTAGATTTTCAAGAAGTAGCCAAAAACAAAACTATTATTTTGTTTGATGGTGTTTGCAATCTTTGTAATAGTGCAATTAATTTTGTGATTGACAAAGATGTGAATAATAGTTTTTATTTTGCTTCTCTACAATCCGAATTTGGACAAGCTCTTTTAACGCACTTTGGTAGAGATACAAGCGATTTTGATTCTATGATTGTTTATGAAAAAGGAAAAATAAAGACAAAATCGACAGCAGCCCTACGTATTGCAGCAGGACTTTCAGGAGGTTGGAAGTATTTTAGTATTTTCAAAATTATACCTGCTTTTTTAAGAAATGGAATTTATAATCTAGTTGCCAAAAACAGATATAAATGGTTTGGGCAGAAAAATGAATGTAGAATTCCCACTCCAGAGCTAAAAGCTAAGTTTATAGAGCAATTACCAAATAGGTAA